In one Notolabrus celidotus isolate fNotCel1 chromosome 1, fNotCel1.pri, whole genome shotgun sequence genomic region, the following are encoded:
- the LOC117817256 gene encoding 6-phosphofructo-2-kinase/fructose-2,6-bisphosphatase 4-like isoform X2 encodes MKHRSPSEQHPGKRPRVPAAAASSTPQDGMEDKTPTNPRELTQNPLKKIWMPCKNGLPEKHISQRKVCMTNCPTLIVTVGLPARGKTYISKKLTRYLNWIGVPTREFNVGQYRREFVKIYKSFEFFRPDNEEGLRIRRQCASAALNDVRQYLTEEGGQVAVFDATNTTRERRETIIEFAEQNGFKVFFVESVCEDPDVIQENIVQVKLSSPDYTNCNTEEAVEDFMKRIKCYENSYETLDEVLDRDLSYIKIMDVGQRYSVNRVLDHIQSRIVYYLMNIHITPRSIYLCRHGESELNVKGRIGGDSGLTPRGKEFAKKLSHFIQSQGISELKVWTSQMKRTIQTAEALNVPYEQWKVLNEIDAGDCEELMYEEIQDHYPLEFALRDQDKYRYRYPKGESYEDLVQRLEPVIMELERQENVLVICHQAVMRCLLAYFLDKTAEELPYLKCPLHTVLKLTPVAYGCKVESICLNVEAVNTHRERPENVTIHRTTEDALQTVPPHL; translated from the exons ATGAAACACCGGTCACCTTCAGAGCAGCATCCCGGGAAAAGGCCCCGTGTTCCCGCCGCGGCTGCCTCCAGTACACCGCAAGACGGAATGGAGGACAAAACACCAACAAACCCGCGGGAACTCACCCAAAATCCGCTCAAGAAGATCTGGATGCCCTGTAAAAATGGCCTTCCTGAAAAACACATTTCGCAAAGAAAGG TATGTATGACCAACTGTCCTACCCTGATTGTGACTGTGGGCCTTCCTGCCAGGGGGAAGACCTACATCTCCAAGAAACTGACCCGTTACCTGAACTGGATTGGCGTGCCCACCAGAG AGTTTAATGTCGGGCAGTACAGGAGAGAGTTCGTGAAGATATACAAGTCCTTCGAATTCTTCCGTCCAGACAACGAGGAGGGTTTAAGGATCAGAAG ACAGTGTGCATCAGCAGCGTTGAATGATGTGCGGCAGTATCTCACAGAGGAAGGAGGCCAGGTTGCG GTTTTTGACGCAACAAACACCACACGAGAAAGAAGGGAAACCATCATCGAGTTTGCAGAGCAGAATGGCTTCAAG GTGTTCTTTGTGGAGTCTGTGTGTGAAGACCCGGATGTCATACAGGAGAACATAGTG CAAGTAAAGCTGAGCAGCCCTGATTACACAAACTGCAACACTGAGGAGGCGGTGGAAGACTTCATGAAGAGGATCAAGTGTTATGAAAACTCCTATGAGACGCTGGATGAAGTCTTGGACAG GGATCTCTCCTATATCAAAATCATGGACGTGGGTCAGCGTTACTCAGTCAACAGGGTGTTGGACCACATCCAGAGCCGGATTGTCTACTACCTCATGAACATTCACATCACACCACGATCCATCTACCTGTGTCGCCATGGTGAGAGCGAGCTCAACGTCAAGGGGAGGATTGGAGGAGACTCCGGCCTCACaccaagaggcaaagag TTTGCCAAGAAACTGAGCCACTTCATCCAGTCACAGGGCATCAGCGAACTGAAGGTGTGGACCAGTCAGATGAAGAGAACCATCCAGACTGCCGAGGCCCTCAACGTGCCCTATGAACAGTGGAAGGTCCTGAACGAGATTGATGCA GGTGATTGTGAGGAGTTGATGTATGAGGAGATCCAGGACCACTATCCTCTGGAGTTTGCTCTGAGGGACCAGGACAAATATCGTTATCGATATCCAAAAGGAGAG TCCTATGAGGATCTGGTGCAGCGGTTGGAGCCCGTCATCATGGAGCTGGAGCGGCAGGAGAACGTGCTGGTTATCTGTCATCAGGCTGTCATGCGCTGCCTGTTGGCATATTTTTTGGACAAGACAGCAG AGGAGCTACCGTATCTTAAGTGCCCGCTCCACACCGTGCTGAAGCTAACGCCAGTGGCCTACG GCTGTAAAGTGGAGTCCATCTGCTTAAATGTGGAGGCTGTCAACACACACCGGGAAAGACCAGAG aatGTTACCATCCATCGTACCACTGAGGATGCCCTGCAGACCGTCCCTCCTCATCTCTGA
- the LOC117817290 gene encoding actin-related protein 2/3 complex subunit 4: MTATLRPYLNAVRATLQAALCLENFSSQVVERHNKPEVEVRSSKELLLQPVVISRNDKEKVLIEGSINSVRVSIAVKQADEIEKILCHKFMRFMMMRAENFFILRRKPVEGYDISFLITNFHTEQMYKHKLVDFVIHFMEEIDKEISEMKLSVNARARIVAEEFLKNF; encoded by the exons ATG ACAGCTACTCTGCGCCCCTACTTAAACGCTGTGAGGGCCACCCTGCAGGCTGCCCTCTGTCTGGagaacttctcctctcaggTGGTGGAGCGTCACAACAAACCAGAGGTGGAGGTCAG GAGCAGCAAGGAACTGCTACTTCAGCCTGTGGTCATCAGCCGCAATGACAAGGAGAAGGTTCTCATTGAGGGATCTATCAACTCTGTCAGAGTCAGCATTGCTGTCAAACAG GCTGATGAGATCGAGAAGATCCTTTGCCACAAGTTTATGCGCTTCATGATGATGAGAGCAGAGAACTTCTTCATTCTGAGGAGGAAACCAGTAGAG GGGTACGACATTAGCTTCTTGATTACCAACTTCCACACGGAGCAGATGTACAAACACAAGCTGGTGGACTTTGTCATCCACTTCATGGAGGAGATCGACAAGGAAATCAGTGAGATGAAACTCTCTGTTAATGCCAGGGCTCGTATTGTTGCAGAGGAATTCCTGAAGAAT TTCTGA
- the mapkapk3 gene encoding MAP kinase-activated protein kinase 3, whose product MLQNENEKDNPLQAPKAEPEPDSPDDDQKKQPPALPAAEGEDADGGSVHFPLPIHPKLDIKRHAVTDDYKISTQVLGLGINGKVLQCFNKKTGEKCALKILYDSPKARREVELHWTVSGGPYIVRILSLYENMHHGKKCLLIIMECMEGGELFNRIQARGDQAFTEKEASEIMRDIGTAIDFLHSINIAHRDIKPENLLYTNKERNGVLKLTDFGFAKETTLHNPLQTPCYTPYYVAPEVLGPEKYDKSCDMWSLGVIMYILLCGFPPFYSNTGQAISPGMKRRIRMGQYEFPNPEWAEVSQEARDLIHQLLKTDPNERMTITQFMNHPWINQSMVVPPTPLHTTRVLTEDREMWEDVKEEMTSALATMRVDYDQVKIKDLDTSSNPLLNKRRKKAAGGGKSGSTVCQSQ is encoded by the exons ATGCtacagaatgaaaatgaaaaggacAACCCACTGCAGGCGCCAAAGGCTGAACCTGAGCCGGACTCCCCAGATGATGACCAGAAGAAGCAGCCGCCCGCTCTCCCAGCGGCGGAGGGAGAGGACGCGGATGGCGGGTCCGTTCACTTTCCCTTGCCCATTCATCCCAAACTGGACATAAAGCGTCACGCAGTGACGGACGATTATAAGATCTCCACACAGGTCCTGGGCTTAGGGATCAATGGCAAAGTCCTCCAATGCTTCAACAAAAAGACAGGAGAGAAGTGCGCGCTGAAG ATTCTCTATGACAGTCCCAAAGCCAGACGAGAAGTGGAGCTCCACTGGACAGTATCAGGAGGACCGTATATTGTTCGAATCCTCAGTCTGTATGAAAACATGCATCATGGGAAGAAGTGCCTGCTCATCATTATGGAGTG catGGAAGGCGGAGAGCTGTTTAACAGAATCCAGGCCAGAGGAGACCAGGCCTTCACTGAGAAAG AGGCTTCTGAGATCATGAGGGACATCGGCACGGCCATCGACTTTCTCCACAGTATAAACATCGCACACAGAGACATCAAG CCAGAGAACCTGCtgtacacaaataaagaaaggaaCGGGGTCCTCAAATTAACTGACTTTGGCTTTGCTAAGGAGACAACGCTTCACAACCCTTTACAAACCCCCTGTTATACACCCTACTATGTGG CTCCTGAGGTTTTGGGTCCGGAGAAATATGACAAGTCATGTGACATGTGGTCTCTGGGCGTCATCATGTACATCCT gTTGTGTGGTTTCCCTCCATTTTACTCCAACACAGGCCAGGCCATCTCTCcggggatgaagaggaggatcagGATGGGCCAGTATGAATTCCCAAACCCGGAGTGGGCTGAGGTGTCACAGGAAG CTAGAGACCTAATCCATCAGCTGCTGAAGACAGACCCTAACGAGAGAATGACCATCACTCAATTTATGAACCATCCTTGGATTAAT CAGTCCATGGTGGTTCCTCCCACTCCGCTCCACACCACCCGGGTTCTGACTGAGGACAGAGAAATGTGGGAGGATGTGAAG gaAGAGATGACCAGTGCTTTGGCAACCATGCGCGTAGACTACGACCAGGTGAAAATCAAAGATCTTGACACTTCCAGCAACCCACTGCTCAACAAAAGACGCAAGAAGGCTGCTGGAGGGGGCAAGAGTGGATCCACGGTGTGTCAAAGTCAGTGA
- the LOC117817256 gene encoding 6-phosphofructo-2-kinase/fructose-2,6-bisphosphatase 4-like isoform X1: MKHRSPSEQHPGKRPRVPAAAASSTPQDGMEDKTPTNPRELTQNPLKKIWMPCKNGLPEKHISQRKVCMTNCPTLIVTVGLPARGKTYISKKLTRYLNWIGVPTREFNVGQYRREFVKIYKSFEFFRPDNEEGLRIRRQCASAALNDVRQYLTEEGGQVAVFDATNTTRERRETIIEFAEQNGFKVFFVESVCEDPDVIQENIVQVKLSSPDYTNCNTEEAVEDFMKRIKCYENSYETLDEVLDRDLSYIKIMDVGQRYSVNRVLDHIQSRIVYYLMNIHITPRSIYLCRHGESELNVKGRIGGDSGLTPRGKEFAKKLSHFIQSQGISELKVWTSQMKRTIQTAEALNVPYEQWKVLNEIDAGDCEELMYEEIQDHYPLEFALRDQDKYRYRYPKGESYEDLVQRLEPVIMELERQENVLVICHQAVMRCLLAYFLDKTAEELPYLKCPLHTVLKLTPVAYGCKVESICLNVEAVNTHRERPENVEVSRMSEEALLTVPAHQ; encoded by the exons ATGAAACACCGGTCACCTTCAGAGCAGCATCCCGGGAAAAGGCCCCGTGTTCCCGCCGCGGCTGCCTCCAGTACACCGCAAGACGGAATGGAGGACAAAACACCAACAAACCCGCGGGAACTCACCCAAAATCCGCTCAAGAAGATCTGGATGCCCTGTAAAAATGGCCTTCCTGAAAAACACATTTCGCAAAGAAAGG TATGTATGACCAACTGTCCTACCCTGATTGTGACTGTGGGCCTTCCTGCCAGGGGGAAGACCTACATCTCCAAGAAACTGACCCGTTACCTGAACTGGATTGGCGTGCCCACCAGAG AGTTTAATGTCGGGCAGTACAGGAGAGAGTTCGTGAAGATATACAAGTCCTTCGAATTCTTCCGTCCAGACAACGAGGAGGGTTTAAGGATCAGAAG ACAGTGTGCATCAGCAGCGTTGAATGATGTGCGGCAGTATCTCACAGAGGAAGGAGGCCAGGTTGCG GTTTTTGACGCAACAAACACCACACGAGAAAGAAGGGAAACCATCATCGAGTTTGCAGAGCAGAATGGCTTCAAG GTGTTCTTTGTGGAGTCTGTGTGTGAAGACCCGGATGTCATACAGGAGAACATAGTG CAAGTAAAGCTGAGCAGCCCTGATTACACAAACTGCAACACTGAGGAGGCGGTGGAAGACTTCATGAAGAGGATCAAGTGTTATGAAAACTCCTATGAGACGCTGGATGAAGTCTTGGACAG GGATCTCTCCTATATCAAAATCATGGACGTGGGTCAGCGTTACTCAGTCAACAGGGTGTTGGACCACATCCAGAGCCGGATTGTCTACTACCTCATGAACATTCACATCACACCACGATCCATCTACCTGTGTCGCCATGGTGAGAGCGAGCTCAACGTCAAGGGGAGGATTGGAGGAGACTCCGGCCTCACaccaagaggcaaagag TTTGCCAAGAAACTGAGCCACTTCATCCAGTCACAGGGCATCAGCGAACTGAAGGTGTGGACCAGTCAGATGAAGAGAACCATCCAGACTGCCGAGGCCCTCAACGTGCCCTATGAACAGTGGAAGGTCCTGAACGAGATTGATGCA GGTGATTGTGAGGAGTTGATGTATGAGGAGATCCAGGACCACTATCCTCTGGAGTTTGCTCTGAGGGACCAGGACAAATATCGTTATCGATATCCAAAAGGAGAG TCCTATGAGGATCTGGTGCAGCGGTTGGAGCCCGTCATCATGGAGCTGGAGCGGCAGGAGAACGTGCTGGTTATCTGTCATCAGGCTGTCATGCGCTGCCTGTTGGCATATTTTTTGGACAAGACAGCAG AGGAGCTACCGTATCTTAAGTGCCCGCTCCACACCGTGCTGAAGCTAACGCCAGTGGCCTACG GCTGTAAAGTGGAGTCCATCTGCTTAAATGTGGAGGCTGTCAACACACACCGGGAAAGACCAGAG AACGTAGAAGTGTCGCGGATGTCAGAGGAAGCTTTGCTTACAGTGCCAGCTCACCAATGA
- the LOC117817256 gene encoding 6-phosphofructo-2-kinase/fructose-2,6-bisphosphatase 4-like isoform X4, translating to MMRGCSSRPKLAQNQDREVCMTNCPTLIVTVGLPARGKTYISKKLTRYLNWIGVPTREFNVGQYRREFVKIYKSFEFFRPDNEEGLRIRRQCASAALNDVRQYLTEEGGQVAVFDATNTTRERRETIIEFAEQNGFKVFFVESVCEDPDVIQENIVQVKLSSPDYTNCNTEEAVEDFMKRIKCYENSYETLDEVLDRDLSYIKIMDVGQRYSVNRVLDHIQSRIVYYLMNIHITPRSIYLCRHGESELNVKGRIGGDSGLTPRGKEFAKKLSHFIQSQGISELKVWTSQMKRTIQTAEALNVPYEQWKVLNEIDAGDCEELMYEEIQDHYPLEFALRDQDKYRYRYPKGESYEDLVQRLEPVIMELERQENVLVICHQAVMRCLLAYFLDKTAEELPYLKCPLHTVLKLTPVAYGCKVESICLNVEAVNTHRERPENVTIHRTTEDALQTVPPHL from the exons ATGATGAGAGGCTGCTCCAGCCGACCCAAGCTCGCACAGAACCAGGACAGAGAGG TATGTATGACCAACTGTCCTACCCTGATTGTGACTGTGGGCCTTCCTGCCAGGGGGAAGACCTACATCTCCAAGAAACTGACCCGTTACCTGAACTGGATTGGCGTGCCCACCAGAG AGTTTAATGTCGGGCAGTACAGGAGAGAGTTCGTGAAGATATACAAGTCCTTCGAATTCTTCCGTCCAGACAACGAGGAGGGTTTAAGGATCAGAAG ACAGTGTGCATCAGCAGCGTTGAATGATGTGCGGCAGTATCTCACAGAGGAAGGAGGCCAGGTTGCG GTTTTTGACGCAACAAACACCACACGAGAAAGAAGGGAAACCATCATCGAGTTTGCAGAGCAGAATGGCTTCAAG GTGTTCTTTGTGGAGTCTGTGTGTGAAGACCCGGATGTCATACAGGAGAACATAGTG CAAGTAAAGCTGAGCAGCCCTGATTACACAAACTGCAACACTGAGGAGGCGGTGGAAGACTTCATGAAGAGGATCAAGTGTTATGAAAACTCCTATGAGACGCTGGATGAAGTCTTGGACAG GGATCTCTCCTATATCAAAATCATGGACGTGGGTCAGCGTTACTCAGTCAACAGGGTGTTGGACCACATCCAGAGCCGGATTGTCTACTACCTCATGAACATTCACATCACACCACGATCCATCTACCTGTGTCGCCATGGTGAGAGCGAGCTCAACGTCAAGGGGAGGATTGGAGGAGACTCCGGCCTCACaccaagaggcaaagag TTTGCCAAGAAACTGAGCCACTTCATCCAGTCACAGGGCATCAGCGAACTGAAGGTGTGGACCAGTCAGATGAAGAGAACCATCCAGACTGCCGAGGCCCTCAACGTGCCCTATGAACAGTGGAAGGTCCTGAACGAGATTGATGCA GGTGATTGTGAGGAGTTGATGTATGAGGAGATCCAGGACCACTATCCTCTGGAGTTTGCTCTGAGGGACCAGGACAAATATCGTTATCGATATCCAAAAGGAGAG TCCTATGAGGATCTGGTGCAGCGGTTGGAGCCCGTCATCATGGAGCTGGAGCGGCAGGAGAACGTGCTGGTTATCTGTCATCAGGCTGTCATGCGCTGCCTGTTGGCATATTTTTTGGACAAGACAGCAG AGGAGCTACCGTATCTTAAGTGCCCGCTCCACACCGTGCTGAAGCTAACGCCAGTGGCCTACG GCTGTAAAGTGGAGTCCATCTGCTTAAATGTGGAGGCTGTCAACACACACCGGGAAAGACCAGAG aatGTTACCATCCATCGTACCACTGAGGATGCCCTGCAGACCGTCCCTCCTCATCTCTGA
- the LOC117817256 gene encoding 6-phosphofructo-2-kinase/fructose-2,6-bisphosphatase 4-like isoform X3, whose product MMRGCSSRPKLAQNQDREVCMTNCPTLIVTVGLPARGKTYISKKLTRYLNWIGVPTREFNVGQYRREFVKIYKSFEFFRPDNEEGLRIRRQCASAALNDVRQYLTEEGGQVAVFDATNTTRERRETIIEFAEQNGFKVFFVESVCEDPDVIQENIVQVKLSSPDYTNCNTEEAVEDFMKRIKCYENSYETLDEVLDRDLSYIKIMDVGQRYSVNRVLDHIQSRIVYYLMNIHITPRSIYLCRHGESELNVKGRIGGDSGLTPRGKEFAKKLSHFIQSQGISELKVWTSQMKRTIQTAEALNVPYEQWKVLNEIDAGDCEELMYEEIQDHYPLEFALRDQDKYRYRYPKGESYEDLVQRLEPVIMELERQENVLVICHQAVMRCLLAYFLDKTAEELPYLKCPLHTVLKLTPVAYGCKVESICLNVEAVNTHRERPENVEVSRMSEEALLTVPAHQ is encoded by the exons ATGATGAGAGGCTGCTCCAGCCGACCCAAGCTCGCACAGAACCAGGACAGAGAGG TATGTATGACCAACTGTCCTACCCTGATTGTGACTGTGGGCCTTCCTGCCAGGGGGAAGACCTACATCTCCAAGAAACTGACCCGTTACCTGAACTGGATTGGCGTGCCCACCAGAG AGTTTAATGTCGGGCAGTACAGGAGAGAGTTCGTGAAGATATACAAGTCCTTCGAATTCTTCCGTCCAGACAACGAGGAGGGTTTAAGGATCAGAAG ACAGTGTGCATCAGCAGCGTTGAATGATGTGCGGCAGTATCTCACAGAGGAAGGAGGCCAGGTTGCG GTTTTTGACGCAACAAACACCACACGAGAAAGAAGGGAAACCATCATCGAGTTTGCAGAGCAGAATGGCTTCAAG GTGTTCTTTGTGGAGTCTGTGTGTGAAGACCCGGATGTCATACAGGAGAACATAGTG CAAGTAAAGCTGAGCAGCCCTGATTACACAAACTGCAACACTGAGGAGGCGGTGGAAGACTTCATGAAGAGGATCAAGTGTTATGAAAACTCCTATGAGACGCTGGATGAAGTCTTGGACAG GGATCTCTCCTATATCAAAATCATGGACGTGGGTCAGCGTTACTCAGTCAACAGGGTGTTGGACCACATCCAGAGCCGGATTGTCTACTACCTCATGAACATTCACATCACACCACGATCCATCTACCTGTGTCGCCATGGTGAGAGCGAGCTCAACGTCAAGGGGAGGATTGGAGGAGACTCCGGCCTCACaccaagaggcaaagag TTTGCCAAGAAACTGAGCCACTTCATCCAGTCACAGGGCATCAGCGAACTGAAGGTGTGGACCAGTCAGATGAAGAGAACCATCCAGACTGCCGAGGCCCTCAACGTGCCCTATGAACAGTGGAAGGTCCTGAACGAGATTGATGCA GGTGATTGTGAGGAGTTGATGTATGAGGAGATCCAGGACCACTATCCTCTGGAGTTTGCTCTGAGGGACCAGGACAAATATCGTTATCGATATCCAAAAGGAGAG TCCTATGAGGATCTGGTGCAGCGGTTGGAGCCCGTCATCATGGAGCTGGAGCGGCAGGAGAACGTGCTGGTTATCTGTCATCAGGCTGTCATGCGCTGCCTGTTGGCATATTTTTTGGACAAGACAGCAG AGGAGCTACCGTATCTTAAGTGCCCGCTCCACACCGTGCTGAAGCTAACGCCAGTGGCCTACG GCTGTAAAGTGGAGTCCATCTGCTTAAATGTGGAGGCTGTCAACACACACCGGGAAAGACCAGAG AACGTAGAAGTGTCGCGGATGTCAGAGGAAGCTTTGCTTACAGTGCCAGCTCACCAATGA
- the tada3l gene encoding transcriptional adapter 3 — protein sequence MSELKDCPPLKYYDFKPVEHVKVCPRYTAVLGRSEDDGIGIEELDTLQLELETLLSSASRRLRALEEQRQILTDWQDKKGDKRFLKLGKDPDPAASSRHKPKKQKLDGKGGHGPGPGPGRPKSKNLQPKVQEYEFTDDPQDIPRTPKNDAPNRFWASVEPYCADITNEEIRLLEELLKPPEDEAEYFKIPALGKHYSQRWAQEDLLEEQREGARANDKKKSLMGGPLSELDAKDVDSLLKKSESQHESPEDGCPFGPLTQRLLQALVEENIISPMEDSPIPDISGKDANDGAGTSPRSQGKAFSVPHTRSLEARIKEELVAQGLLDSEERPGPGGDSEDEVLAELQKRQAELKALSAHNRARKQELLRLAKEEMRKQELRQRVRVSDNEVMEGFRRIMAARQKKRTPTKKEKDQAWKALKERESILKLLDG from the exons ATGAGTGAATTAAAAGACTGCCCCCCACTGAAGTACTACGACTTCAAGCCTGTTGAGCATGTGAAGGTCTGTCCCCGATACACTGCTGTCCTCGGCCGCTCGGAGGACGATGGTATCGGCATCGAGGAGCTGGACACTCTGCAGCTAGAGTTGGAGACACTGCTGTCCTCCGCCAGCCGCCGCCTCCGAGCCCTGGAGGAGCAGAGACAG ATCCTCACAGACTGGCAGGACAAGAAGGGAGATAAACGCTTCCTGAAGCTGGGAAAGGACCCAGACCCTGCTGCCTCTTCTCGCCACAAACCAAAGAAGCAGAAGTTGGATGGTAAAGGGGGTCATGGACCAGGTCCAGGTCCTGGCAGACCCAAATCCAAGAATCTACAGCCTAAAGTTCAAGAATATGAATTTACAGATGATCCACAAGACATTCCCCGAACTCCAAAAAACGATGCACCCAACAG attttggGCATCAGTTGAGCCTTATTGTGCTGATATCACAAACGAAGAGATCAGACTGCTGGAAGAACTTCTGAAACCTCCAGAGGATGAAGCAGAGTATTTCAAA ATACCAGCACTTGGCAAACACTACTCTCAGCGTTGGGCTCAGGAGGATCtgctggaggagcagagagaaggagcaCGAGCCAATGATAAGAAGAAAAGCCTCATGGGAGGACCATTATCTGAGTTGGATGCAAAAG ATGTGGACTCCCTGTTGAAAAAGTCAGAGTCCCAACACGAGTCTCCAGAAGATGGGTGTCCCTTTGGTCCCCTCACCCAGCGTCTGCTCCAAGCTCTTGTAGAG GAGAACATTATATCCCCTATGGAGGATTCTCCCATACCTGACATCTCAGGGAAAGATGCTAACGATGGAGCTGGAACTTCCCCTCGAAGCCAAGGGAAAGCCTTTAG TGTTCCTCACACACGTTCTCTGGAGGCGAGGATCAAAGAGGAGCTGGTGGCTCAGGGGCTGCTGGACTCAGAGGAACGGCCTGGACCAGGAGGAGACTCTGAGGATGAGGTCCTGGCAGAGCTGCAAAAGAGACAAGCTGAGCTCAAAGCCCTGAGTGCTCACAACAGAGCCCGCAAACAAGAGCTGCTCAG GTTGGCCAAAGAGGAGATGCGTAAACAGGAGCTGAGACAGAGAGTCAGGGTGTCTGACAACGAGGTCATGGAGGGATTTCGACGAATCATGGCAGCCAGGCAGAAGAAACGCACCCCCACCAAGAAGGAGAAGGACCAGGCCTGGAAAGCTCTGAAGGAGAGGGAAAGCATCCTCAAGCTGCTGGATGGATAG